A genomic region of Solanum dulcamara chromosome 2, daSolDulc1.2, whole genome shotgun sequence contains the following coding sequences:
- the LOC129876908 gene encoding hydroquinone glucosyltransferase-like isoform X2 — MAETSIREIIPHLALLPTPGMGHLIPLLQFANKLTNDHRFSVTLILPTDDGVPISESQNQFLKTFSSSGTLNYLILPPVNFDDLPKNVKIETRISLTITRSLPYFRQVFKKLIETSKVVALIVDLFGTDAFEVANEFNIPFYIFYPTTTMCLSFCLYLPILDAATSGSCEYRDLKERVRIPGCNSIEPEELLDPVQERGNDAYRWVLHHCKRYKMAEGIIVNSFEDLEPGAIKALHEEEPGKPPIYAVGPLIHTDESSIAEGMECLTWLDEQPCNSVLYISFGSGGTLSHEQLIELAMGLEMRFLERTKEQGLMVPNWAPQIRILSHGSTGGFLTHCGWNSALESVVHGVPLIAWPLYAEQRMNAVMLTDDLKVALRPKFSESGLVMRKEIAEIVKGLMEGEDTKGVHSRMRDLKDAAAKVVGEDGSSSKALAELASKMSKVL, encoded by the exons ATGGCGGAAACTTCAATAAGAGAAATAATTCCTCATTTAGCTCTTCTACCAACTCCCGGTATGGGTCACTTAATCCCTCTCCTCCAATTCGCCAATAAACTCACCAACGACCATCGCTTCTCCGTCACTCTCATCCTCCCTACTGACGATGGAGTACCCATTTCCGAATCTCAAAACCAATTCCTCAAAACCTTCTCTTCTTCCGGTACACTAAATTACCTCATTCTCCCTCCCGTCAACTTCGACGATTTACCTAAAAATGTTAAAATCGAAACCCGAATATCCCTTACGATCACCCGTTCTCTCCCTTATTTTCgccaagtttttaaaaaattaattgaaacaTCGAAAGTTGTTGCTTTAATTGTTGATCTTTTTGGTACCGATGCATTTGAAGTGGCTAATGAATTTAATATCccgttttatattttttatccaACTACTACTATGTGTTTATCTTTTTGCCTTTATTTGCCTATACTTGATGCTGCTACTTCTGGGTCTTGTGAGTATAGGGATTTGAAGGAACGGGTTCGGATTCCGGGTTGTAATTCTATTGAACCGGAGGAACTTTTGGATCCGGTTCAGGAGAGGGGAAATGATGCTTATAGATGGGTTCTTCATCATTGTAAGAGGTATAAAATGGCGGAAGGAATAATAGTCAATAGTTTTGAGGATTTGGAACCAGGAGCCATTAAAGCTTTGCATGAGGAAGAACCAG GTAAGCCTCCGATTTACGCAGTTGGACCGCTTATACATACGGATGAGAGCAGTATTGCTGAGGGAATGGAGTGTTTGACATGGCTAGATGAGCAACCATGTAACTCAGTCTTGTACATTTCCTTTGGTAGTGGTGGAACACTCTCACATGAACAACTAATTGAACTTGCAATGGGATTAGAAATGA GGTTTTTAGAAAGGACAAAAGAGCAAGGTTTGATGGTACCTAATTGGGCCCCACAAATACGAATACTTAGTCATGGGTCGACAGGTGGATTCTTGACTCACTGTGGATGGAACTCGGCTCTAGAGAGTGTGGTACATGGGGTCCCGCTTATTGCTTGGCCATTATACGCGGAACAAAGAATGAACGCGGTAATGTTAACCGATGATCTTAAAGTTGCGTTGAGGCCGAAATTTAGTGAGAGTGGCTTGGTGATGAGAAAGGAAATTGCTGAAATTGTGAAAGGATTGATGGAAGGTGAAGATACAAAAGGGGTACACAGCAGAATGAGAGATTTAAAAGATGCAGCAGCCAAAGTAGTTGGTGAAGATGGCTCTTCCTCAAAGGCACTGGCTGAATTGGCTTCCAAAATGAGCAAAGTCTTATGA
- the LOC129876908 gene encoding hydroquinone glucosyltransferase-like isoform X1: MAETSIREIIPHLALLPTPGMGHLIPLLQFANKLTNDHRFSVTLILPTDDGVPISESQNQFLKTFSSSGTLNYLILPPVNFDDLPKNVKIETRISLTITRSLPYFRQVFKKLIETSKVVALIVDLFGTDAFEVANEFNIPFYIFYPTTTMCLSFCLYLPILDAATSGSCEYRDLKERVRIPGCNSIEPEELLDPVQERGNDAYRWVLHHCKRYKMAEGIIVNSFEDLEPGAIKALHEEEPGKPPIYAVGPLIHTDESSIAEGMECLTWLDEQPCNSVLYISFGSGGTLSHEQLIELAMGLEMSKQRFLWVIRCPNDTISNATYFNLHIPSNNNNNPLDFLPQGFLERTKEQGLMVPNWAPQIRILSHGSTGGFLTHCGWNSALESVVHGVPLIAWPLYAEQRMNAVMLTDDLKVALRPKFSESGLVMRKEIAEIVKGLMEGEDTKGVHSRMRDLKDAAAKVVGEDGSSSKALAELASKMSKVL, translated from the exons ATGGCGGAAACTTCAATAAGAGAAATAATTCCTCATTTAGCTCTTCTACCAACTCCCGGTATGGGTCACTTAATCCCTCTCCTCCAATTCGCCAATAAACTCACCAACGACCATCGCTTCTCCGTCACTCTCATCCTCCCTACTGACGATGGAGTACCCATTTCCGAATCTCAAAACCAATTCCTCAAAACCTTCTCTTCTTCCGGTACACTAAATTACCTCATTCTCCCTCCCGTCAACTTCGACGATTTACCTAAAAATGTTAAAATCGAAACCCGAATATCCCTTACGATCACCCGTTCTCTCCCTTATTTTCgccaagtttttaaaaaattaattgaaacaTCGAAAGTTGTTGCTTTAATTGTTGATCTTTTTGGTACCGATGCATTTGAAGTGGCTAATGAATTTAATATCccgttttatattttttatccaACTACTACTATGTGTTTATCTTTTTGCCTTTATTTGCCTATACTTGATGCTGCTACTTCTGGGTCTTGTGAGTATAGGGATTTGAAGGAACGGGTTCGGATTCCGGGTTGTAATTCTATTGAACCGGAGGAACTTTTGGATCCGGTTCAGGAGAGGGGAAATGATGCTTATAGATGGGTTCTTCATCATTGTAAGAGGTATAAAATGGCGGAAGGAATAATAGTCAATAGTTTTGAGGATTTGGAACCAGGAGCCATTAAAGCTTTGCATGAGGAAGAACCAG GTAAGCCTCCGATTTACGCAGTTGGACCGCTTATACATACGGATGAGAGCAGTATTGCTGAGGGAATGGAGTGTTTGACATGGCTAGATGAGCAACCATGTAACTCAGTCTTGTACATTTCCTTTGGTAGTGGTGGAACACTCTCACATGAACAACTAATTGAACTTGCAATGGGATTAGAAATGAGTAAGCAAAGATTTTTATGGGTTATTAGATGTCCAAATGACACAATTTCTAATGCAACTTACTTCAATCTCCACATTccaagtaataataataataaccctcTTGATTTTTTGCCACAAGGGTTTTTAGAAAGGACAAAAGAGCAAGGTTTGATGGTACCTAATTGGGCCCCACAAATACGAATACTTAGTCATGGGTCGACAGGTGGATTCTTGACTCACTGTGGATGGAACTCGGCTCTAGAGAGTGTGGTACATGGGGTCCCGCTTATTGCTTGGCCATTATACGCGGAACAAAGAATGAACGCGGTAATGTTAACCGATGATCTTAAAGTTGCGTTGAGGCCGAAATTTAGTGAGAGTGGCTTGGTGATGAGAAAGGAAATTGCTGAAATTGTGAAAGGATTGATGGAAGGTGAAGATACAAAAGGGGTACACAGCAGAATGAGAGATTTAAAAGATGCAGCAGCCAAAGTAGTTGGTGAAGATGGCTCTTCCTCAAAGGCACTGGCTGAATTGGCTTCCAAAATGAGCAAAGTCTTATGA